The DNA sequence ACCCACACTTTATGTATACTGGATTCAAGATAAAGAGCAGGCATTAACTAACTGAAGAGCCTAATGAGGCTGCATGCCctatcactatttttttttttttaaaatgaatgttgTTTTATTGATCAATTCCTTTAAATCAAGGAAATAAGATATGAAGGATAGTCCTCCATATAATGataaacaataatatcataaatGAGTAACGCATGCATCTTTTGCCAAAACATGATGGCCTGGGCAACAACATTAATCTCTCTTCTAACATGGTGCACAAGAGACCACTTGAAGCTTAATTCttgacatatcatatatatatatatatatatatatataaaatagatacccTATGAACTTTAGGACCATGTCAAGTGCCCAACACGTGACAATTAGGAGGTCGTGTTTAGGATAGATACTCGCCCTATATGGGCAGATTTGATCATGCATGGGTAGGTAACAATTACACCAAATACCGCTGGCTACACTTCAAAGTAATGGCCCATGGCCATGGCTGGAAAATTCGACTGTTACTGCCCCATGGATCCAACTGAGCCCAAACGCTAGGCCTCAAAACTAATTCATGCATTTGCAATGGAGCTGGCCCACACGACCCCATCATTGAAACAGAAAGTAGTCTCAGTTTTTTAGCTCTATACTACGACGTACGTACACCATTTAATTCTTAGCTacctcaactatatatatatatatatatatatatatatatatatatatatgcctatatcttaaaagtgtctataacatcaacagtaatgaacagtttaAAACAGTGCTCAATCCGGCGTCGTCTTCTTCTTAGTTGAATGTTAAACATCTAACCCAgcgtcttcttcttttttgttaaaTGTTAAATATCTGATTAGCCTAACAGTCCAAAATATCTACCCTTGATAGAAGGGATGgagtgcaaaatattttctacaatcTGCAGACGTTTCATACTCAAGTGGAGGAAGAAAAATTTCCTGCCGTGCTGTTTGGGACTTTTCTTTTCGCCGTTTGGTATGCAAAATTCTTCTAATTTCACTTTCgtatcttgtttttcttcttctctttttcgcatgtttcttttctttctacgGCTCAATCGCatgtttgtttcttcttctctctctctctctctctctctcacatgtttattttctttctacgGCTCAATCGCAtgcttgttttctttcttcggTTCAACAACATAGGTAtatttcttcttcgtttctaTTGTTAATGTCGATAGGAAATAATTAATGTCTCGTTGGAGtgactaaaaaaataaagtttattagAGTGAAGTTGTACCTAAATTCCATTAAACCAAACTAATCATCAGCTAATTCCAAGCCGATTTTGTTGCTTTTATCATCCCTTCTCTGGCTAACGCATACTTGACTTCTAGCTAGCTATTATTAGCTATTATCTGGAATTTTAGTTCATGCATTTGTTGTCacgtttaaaaaataaaatgcattcgTGGTCACATGGCAGCAAAACAAAACCTGCAGGTATGTTTGTATGACCAAAGAATTTGTTAAGGATAATTAGGTTTAATACTCTCTTatcatctatttattatttttttattttatttaagttttttgttttatttattagttaagaaagtgactattaatatttaaatttttgtgtttcgctttatcattattttgttctcttttaCTTCATTGACCAACAAATGAGCTGTAGCCTACTTCATTACCTTCCTATGATGTTTTATATGATGTTCTGGTTGCATATGGCACCCCAGTGTATATGATTTGATTGTTCATTAGAAGTAGTTAATCGTGTCTATGTGTTGGCCATCAACTTGATTGTCTGTAAACTATCTCTCAATCTATTTTGGTTTGTAAATATTTATCACATGaaaaaatccatatatatatatatatatatatatttctttcaacCGGGCAAACGTGCCTCGCACGTTGGCaccaccgctagtatatatatatgtacgtacgtacgtatgatTTCTGCTGTAAACATCTACTAAATCCACAACAAACCACCCCAACCAGACCAAACCTAACAAAGCCAATTCTCCCATCCCCACACTATTATAAAATGTAGAAACACacaacaaaagcaaaagcatGATCACTACCCCCATGAAAATGGCCAAGCTTCCCTCCATGTTAGTCATACCCTGCTTACTCTTTTTATTCATGGCCATCGTCAACCGCTCATCTTCTGCTAGAACCATTGGCAATCCAACACCAACCCATCATACCCATTACCACAAAATCACATTTCTAATGAGAAATGTGCTCAATGTGAGTTACCCCTCATCAAGACCAGCAACCACCAAAGTCACTGGTCAGCTTCCCTTCCAAAAACCATTAGGCCTTTTCCCCCCCAAGGGAGCAATCCCCCTATTTGGGTCTAATCCCATGATTCCGAGCACCGGACTGTCCACTCAAACGCTCGATTTATCGAGCATTGGCCTATCTTTTCCAGCTAGAGCTACTCTTCAAGAACTGGAGTTTGGGACAGTGACAGTAATAGAGGaagaaatatttaaagttaaagGTTCGAGCAACAGTATGTCCCCAATACTTGGAAAAGCAAAAGGGATATATGTGGCTAGCTCAGAGGATGGCAGTAGCCACATGATAGCGATGACTGTATATTTTGCTGGTACTGACTTTAAGGACGGCTTGAGATTTTTTGGGGTGCATCAGACTGATGTTGCAGAGtctcatatttcaattattggTGGCATTGGGAAGTATAATGCAGCAAATGGCTATGCAACAATTAAAGCCGTGGGTGCAGGGTCTCATGCTGATCGGGATGCAAAAGTAACCAATAAGCTCCTTTTGGTCAATGTATATCTGAGTTAGTAGGACCTTTGTTAGCATACACTGAATGTTTCTCGGTAATAATCGGGTTATTTGGATCGGTTTGTTTTGAGTAGGATCTTGAATTTCTCAGCAATTTTGTTGGCATGGCAttttaaataatcataaaaacaGAATCATTGTGGGAATTCCAGAAATCACATGTCTGCTTTCTTTTATGGTACTGGAACTCTAAAATGAAACTCATTAATGTGGTTCTGAAACAATTCGATTCTTGTGGAAGCATTGAAGGGATATGACAGCACATGGATGTCAACAAGTCCGATATGTTATCATTTTCTCAAACCATGTAGTTTCATAGATCACTGACTCACTTAACTTCATGTGATTATGCAATTGAAATACCAAACTCACTCGTTTcaaaatagggaaaaaaaaaatttagccacaaaatgattatacaaaaataaatttataaactgatgtgatttgatgtgctatgtcagattgtaagttatttttattataaagtaaaatctAACAGATTCATGAATCTacattagtttgtgagtttactttgtgtaatatttttgtgtctatatcaattctaaaaaaaaaccaaagagagCGAGAGAAGTAGAAGGTGCCAATTGCCAACTGTATCTGAAAGAAACCATATCACAAGTTTGAGCTATCAAAAGGTTTTCTGCAACAATTTGTCAAGTCTCAGCTAGCCCTATTAAATTACATTAGAGAAAGGATCAGTGTAATAACTACAGATCCTAATAATAAGGAATGAATGGAACAGTCATTTTAAGTGCCACAAAATGCAGACAATATTAACTAGCCGAAGAACAAAACATTGGATAATTTCGTCTCCTTGCCCATGGCTTCAATCTGTCGTATGGTCTACCCTGCAATCAGGTTATTTCCAGTTATTAAAAGGCTCAGGAAGGCTGTGAGGGTGATTGAGATGTCTACTACAATCCCATTAACTAAGGATTGTATACGCTTTGATACCATCCAACGCAATAAATTCAGTGATTTTGGTTCAACAAAATCATGAATTAGCTTCCTGGGTTGGGCTCTAATGGGTTTCATCCTCCGTAGTGCTTTTGAGACTTGATTTTTTAAGTTCAAGATGCGTGGAAGAAGTGGCAATTGGCAAAAACAAAAGATCCTTTAGGGTCCACAGATATTGCTAATACCTTATATGTTGGAAATTTTGAAGATGGTTTGCATTTGCCTAATTGACAAGTAGACGGATGCCAGAAAACGTCCTCGAAGTGACTTGATTTGGTCCATTCACCttgtaataataaatcaaataaacagaAACCACCTTTATCATTAGGTAATTAAGTCATCTACTTTCTTGACACTGGTCTACTCCACTGGACCCCCCCACTGCCCTCTTTTGATGTTCAAGTGGATATTCTAGAGACTAAAAACAAGGAGTCCTTCCTCATTTAAGAAAATAGATTATCTATCCAGTTCAAagtaatgttactcatcatctaaaTTTTCATCGTCTTCTTATTatctcatgatgtgacattCGATAATtagaaactatttattatattttacttataaacctATATGTTACATCATGGGATGATAAAAATTGTGATGatgagtagattttttctttgagatTATAACCAACAGAAccatattagtaatttagtagtACCCATTCCATCAAATGTGAGTTAGGTGTTTCAACCAAAACACATCTTAGAACAGGAAGGATGCAACAACTCCATTATATCAGCTCCACTTCTCTTCAGAAACCCtcaattcataaaattctccccagactatatatatttatacacaaaGAGAATACTCACCCACAGGGCACTCAAAACACAATTTCTTGGCTTTGTTCCTCTTTTGTCTTCACGAACCCAAAATGGTGAAACTTTCCCTTCCCACTACTGCGACGTTCAAAGCCAGCATCTGCCTCTTGCTCCTGCTCATCACCTTTGGGTGCGCCAACTCAGCCAGGGTCCTTGACGAAGTGGACCCAATACCCCCTGTCCTCCCTGATCCACCCCAATTAGCCAATCCTGCCACAACAACTGTCCCAAATGTAACCCCACAGGTGGGTCCCACTACGACACTGCCAAGTGACCAAGTCCCAGCCACCCCAATGGCAGATGACATTGAACCACCACTGCCTGAATCTGAAGTCCCCGATATTGACGTGGCACCACAACCGGATCCTGAAGAACCCGACACCACGTCAACACCTATTATTGGAATGGCACCCGTAGCTGGTCCCACCACCACAGCCGCAGTTGTTCCAACAGCACCTGTTACCGCTACATCCGGTGCCATAGTGGCAAAACCTGCTGGATCAGAAACCCCTACGTTGACCTTTTTCATGCATGACATCTTAGGTGGCACACATCCATCGGCCAGGGTGGTCACTGGGATCATAACTGACACCCAAATCAATGGCCTTCCTTTCTCTAAGCCCAACAGCGATATCTTCCCACTCACCGGTGGGGTCCCATTGACAAACGCAAACCTTAATGGTATTATCAACAACAATAATCTCCCGTTCATTGCAGGCCTCAACGGCGTCGGCCCCCAAGCCTCCACTGTCATCCAAAATGGAGCCAACAACGGCGTCGTTAACGGCGGAAACAACCTACCCTTTGTCACTGCCGGTCAACTACCATCCGGGCTCACACTCCAGAAGCTCATGTTCGGATCACTGACGGTGATTGATGACGAGTTGACGGAAGGCCACGAGATGGATTCCGCTCATGTGGTTGGCAAAGCGCAGGGGTTTTACTTGGCTAGCTCCTTGGACGGGACGAGCCAGACGGTCGCGTTGACAGTACTGTTGCTGCACGGTTCTGGTGGCGGTGATCACCATCAGGTACTGGTCGAGGATACGATCAGTTTCTTTGGCGTGCATCGAACGGCGTCGCATGAGTCTCAAATTTCGGTGGTTGGTGGGACAGGGAAGTACGAGAATGCGAAGGGGTATGCTACAGTCGAAACACTTCACCCGGAGGATCAGCACACTACGGACGGCGTCGACACAATCCTGCAGTTCGGTGTTTACCTTTCGGATTAGTTTGTGTTGTCGGGTTCGGTAAATACGATTTACCATGTTATTGTATAACTGGGTGTGGCTATTTCATGTCTCATCATGTTATCTTTCAAAGATctgaagttgaataaaaatcaGTTTTGTATTAATTATCTCGTTGCGTCTAAACTAATTTGGATCGTTTTGGATGGCAAGTTGATGCATTGAACTGATCATATTCATAACGGATATAattactgatatatatatatatatatatatatatatatatttatatatagaatactCTGTTTTCTGATTAATAACGTTCGcgtcttaatttttttattctaatttattacaaataataataataaaaagtcaaaatttagaaaacttCACGATTAGATTACaagcaaattaaattaacaactTTTTGCATTACATCATGAATATGTTaactagtaattaatttagCTAGCGTTTGCGGGAAAATactgttcatatattttgtCAATCATTGCACACAACAATTACTAAATTAGCGGGTAGGCCTATTTCCAAGATTGATTATTTTCACCCCTAAGatgcatatatatgattatgaaatttaaaactcTAGCTAGAATCCTCATATCTCAAGGCATTGATCTCCAGAAATTGATCAGAAGATCATCATggtttatcaaatatatattttgtctggGATGACTAGACTACGTACGTACTCCGGCTTCTGGTTTCTGTATGGAACCAGTCAGTCTGATCTATTAATCCTGGTAGTCGATGATCTATATTAATGTGGAAATAAAGAAATccgattttttgtttttcggaGTGAAAGAAACCGAAATAATTTTGTTGGAACTTGcctcattttcttattttatcttggttatttatttgacttatttgtttggaaaGGAAAGCAATTTCCTTCTGTTGAcaggattttaattttaagaggaTTGAAATCAAAGCTTCCAGTGTTAGaataaacttctttttttccacATTCACAAATAACTGAACATTTCTCTTGAGAGaggaaattaaaatatgatcatttttCTTGGAATTACAATGGAATTGAAAATACAATTGGAAGTCTCAAACACTAAAAGCATCAATATCAGTAAGTAATATAAACAGTGAACTCCAGCAGAGTCTCGACCCCATCAGTCTCATGCAGGGTGGTGTCCACCAGGGTCTTAACCGTGGCAAATCCCTTTGCGTTAACATACTTCCCGGTCCCACCCATAATGGCTAACTGCGACTCTGACACAGCCGTTCTGTGGATCCCGAAGAAGCTAAGGCTGTCTGCATAACTCCCTCTCTCAAGCATAACAGTAAACGCCATGGTCTGAGTGGTTCCATCTTCGGAGCACACCACGTAAAACCCTTGTGCCTTTCCTACCAATCCTGATCGGAGCTCGTGCCCCTCGGTCAGCTCGTCGTCGAACACTGTCATGGTGCCAAACATGAGCTGCTGAAGGGTAGACGCCGACGGGAGCTGACCCCCATTAGCGACCGGAAAGTTCCCAAAGCCGTTGTTTTGCAACACGGGTGATGTAGCGCCACCGAGCCCAGTAAGGAATGGCATGTTGTTGATATCGAGGAGACCGTTATCCTGGGATGCACCGTTGGTCACTGGGAGGACTGCCCCATTGGGTTTGGCAAATGGGAGTTGACCGTTGAAGGAAGGGTTGTTTATTATCCCGGTCAGGGGTTGAGCCGAAGGTTTCGAACCCCCGAGTATGTCATGCATGAAAAAGGTTAGAGTATGGAAGGGTTCAGCATCAATGGCACTAGTGGCTGCAGCCACACCAGGACTAGGATTGGTCTGGCCGATGGCTGAAGGTACAGGCGTCACAACTTCATCGGTTGCCTCCGGTGGGACGACCGGCACCTGTGGTTGTTCGTCAAGGAGTCGGGCAGAGGTGGCTGCAGAAAAAATGGTGAGAGTGAGGAACAAAACAAGGTAGCCTGTGGCGGCCATGGCTGAGTTAGAAAAGTATCTGTGGTATTCCATTTGGATGTAGGACTGTTTGATAAGAGAAGTGACAGAATATAGTTATAAGAAGATTAACTTTGGTGTATGTATCGGTGATGGAAGGAAGTAAGGTAATGGGTAATATATATAGCCTGAGCTTTGAAATGGGAGTTGATGAGATGGATTTGGTGCGTGTTACTTTTGCAAGTTAATTAAGTAAACTTATTAAGGCGAAAAGTTGGTGATTTTATAACTTCCGATCTCTGTCTTTAAAAAACTACAGTGGTTACAGATTAAAGTATTTGTGGTCGTTAAGGAATGATTGTGGGGCGGGAAGTCTCGCCTTTAAACTATATCGTTGACTCAACAATTCCTGTAACAAAAATTATACACATTTTATTGGGGtggatatttaattttttagcaattaaaaaattccaaattagGAGTCTTTTTAAAATACAGCTAGCTTttaatatgtacatatatagcTGAGATAACACAACTCGATTgacaataaaaatttcaaatctaatttaaaaaaaaaaaaaaaatttatgtcataTCGTGTGTTCTCCTTgtcatttgtattttgtaaatagAAGAACTATCCTTTTttcgttatatatataatttatttattacatataaCACACGGGTTGAGCTTTGAAATGGAAGTTGATGGGGTTAGTTGACGCATGCTTTGGGTTGGACCCAAACTTTGGGTAAATTGGACTGCAAAATAAATTGTTGACTCTCAAAAGTAGACGAAGGTAGGTTTGaaaagtgaaatgagatgatatgattttaaataaaaattaaaaattatataaaaaattattttttaatattattattattttaaaatttaaaaaaattataatgatgagatgagatcgtctctgtatccaaacgagtccttaaAAAATGATTAGGCTAAGACGGGTTTAGGTCACCCAAGGACTTCTATAACATTTGTTATGTTTGAATCGCACCCACAATGCTTGCGACTGCAAATGGTTTTTCGAGGCTGATTGGCCTTGCCggggttggtttttttttttttttctttaatgtatCTTACTGTCAAAGGGTAATGGCAAATCAGTAAAGTCATCACTTAAAAGAAATATCATGAAACTTCAATCACTGAataaatgtgaataaaataacaaagaatTTGATACAAAGCTCATACTACATAGATCTCAAAAATGCATGATCCCTTGATAATATCAATACACTCATGTAGGACTATGAACAAACTAATCTATACTTATATCCTCTTCACACTACTACACTCAGATATAAAAACGACTGGTGTATGCATAAAGATATTTTTCTGAATGGTTTTCAAATAATGTAGATATCCACCAAAAATATCACGTCTGCTCAAAAAGTGTCCATGCTAATCACCTCTGTCGCAAGCTCATCAATCAATAATCTCTCTATTTCACTACCTATAACATCAATATCATCTCCTAAATCTAAAGAATTCAGTTCCTTTTGCAGCACTTTCTCTGTCGAATCCTTGCTCGCTTCCTTTTCTTGGCTGATTAGCAACATCCACAACTCTTCCTCAATCATGTCCTGACTCAGCCTTGGCTTAAATCTCTTGGATGTAGGCTTTGCCCATTTGGGCACACCCATGCATGGCCGGAGAATCTCCACAAGTCCTGAATTAATTCGGTCAAAGAGAAGCCTCCTTTCCGGCCTCTTCCAGGAAGCTTGCTCACCAAACTTTTTTTCTAAAGTCTCAAAAACTGAAAGGTTCATTGGGTATTCTGAAGAATGCCAGGTAGCAAAGTCCATATCAAGGATCCCATCATGAAAACCTGCCTCAGTTAAGACATCAGTAAGGTAGGAGAAATTCCTGCTTTCTTCCACTCTAAATAATCTCACTAACCCTTCGTTTTCTTCAGGGTCATTTACAGATCCTTCTCCGAAATCTTCATCACTTGACACGATCATTCCAGATCCTTCTGCTTGTATTTCTGAGAAATCTGACATCAGAAA is a window from the Juglans regia cultivar Chandler chromosome 7, Walnut 2.0, whole genome shotgun sequence genome containing:
- the LOC109017344 gene encoding dirigent protein 18-like; this translates as MAIVNRSSSARTIGNPTPTHHTHYHKITFLMRNVLNVSYPSSRPATTKVTGQLPFQKPLGLFPPKGAIPLFGSNPMIPSTGLSTQTLDLSSIGLSFPARATLQELEFGTVTVIEEEIFKVKGSSNSMSPILGKAKGIYVASSEDGSSHMIAMTVYFAGTDFKDGLRFFGVHQTDVAESHISIIGGIGKYNAANGYATIKAVGAGSHADRDAKVTNKLLLVNVYLS
- the LOC109018637 gene encoding dirigent protein 24-like, with the translated sequence MVKLSLPTTATFKASICLLLLLITFGCANSARVLDEVDPIPPVLPDPPQLANPATTTVPNVTPQVGPTTTLPSDQVPATPMADDIEPPLPESEVPDIDVAPQPDPEEPDTTSTPIIGMAPVAGPTTTAAVVPTAPVTATSGAIVAKPAGSETPTLTFFMHDILGGTHPSARVVTGIITDTQINGLPFSKPNSDIFPLTGGVPLTNANLNGIINNNNLPFIAGLNGVGPQASTVIQNGANNGVVNGGNNLPFVTAGQLPSGLTLQKLMFGSLTVIDDELTEGHEMDSAHVVGKAQGFYLASSLDGTSQTVALTVLLLHGSGGGDHHQVLVEDTISFFGVHRTASHESQISVVGGTGKYENAKGYATVETLHPEDQHTTDGVDTILQFGVYLSD
- the LOC109017972 gene encoding dirigent protein 25-like, which produces MAATGYLVLFLTLTIFSAATSARLLDEQPQVPVVPPEATDEVVTPVPSAIGQTNPSPGVAAATSAIDAEPFHTLTFFMHDILGGSKPSAQPLTGIINNPSFNGQLPFAKPNGAVLPVTNGASQDNGLLDINNMPFLTGLGGATSPVLQNNGFGNFPVANGGQLPSASTLQQLMFGTMTVFDDELTEGHELRSGLVGKAQGFYVVCSEDGTTQTMAFTVMLERGSYADSLSFFGIHRTAVSESQLAIMGGTGKYVNAKGFATVKTLVDTTLHETDGVETLLEFTVYITY